The genome window CACAGAAAGGTCGCGTTCACCTCTTTTCTCTCTGAACTCACGGCGTATGTCGTGTTAGAAAACACGTTTAACCCCTCTCCCACAGATGTGGCTGGCGGCGATGGGCTTCCCGATCTCGAGTGTCTCGGCTATGGGCGTAATGGATTCGATGTCGAAGTAACCCGTCTGTCCAGCTGGGACAAGCAGGACGACGTGGTAGAGGAAATCACGAGCAAGTTCGATGGCGCCCCCTACACTCCGAGTATAACATGGTTGAACAACTTCCACGTGATGCCTTACACCTACAAGATGATCGCCGCCAACGAACGCTTTGTCCAGGATATTCTGAACAAACTCCAGCAGGTAGACCCCAATAATCCGCCGCAAAAGGTGGAGAACTACGGAATTGAAATCACATTCGAGAAAACGGGCCCGACAGATGGTATGGTCTCGTCATCCACAGTTCGGACTTTTCAAACAGATCAGGTGGGGAAAGTGAAAGACATGTTAAGACAGAAGGCGGAGAAGCAGCGCAATTACCGCCCCCTCGTGATCTATGTTGAAAGCGAACTCACTTTCCTAGATCTTTTTGATTTGAAGAAAATCGTGCAGGGAACCACGACAAGTGCGCCTCGGGCAGTGGAACCATCATCGGATGTGAGCCGGTATGCAAGCGTGTAGGAGGAGTATGTGTTGAGCGAGGGATTCTTGCCCACCAGTCAAAGTGGACGAATCTCCTATCTACGAGAGGGGAATGAGGGAATCTTTGCTGACAGTGATTTCTCGCAGGTTGCTGGAAACCTATTCGTGGATAGAACCGAGACCTGTTACTATCTTCCTAATTTTCACACCGACAATATCGAATTCAGACAGCTGTATGAGACCTTCAACAACGACGTACAGAAGACCGATCTCCAGCGGTTAATCTAGGAGCCCAATATCGACGACGGCTTAGACTGGGCACGGACTGACCGAGTGCCCATCTGTGTCGTCGCGACGGGTAACGGAAGTATCGAGCAATTCCTGGCGGCCCATGAGGTCGCCAACGACCACAATCTGTGGTTCCATGTTGACGCAGCCTATGGCGGGACACTCGTCTTTTCAGATACCGAATGACATTGACTCGATGGAATCAAGGCTAACTACTATTTACTTGGCAAATTATGGGTAAGTAATGCAACGGAAAGCACACAGTGCGATGGTGGCAGGGGTGAGTTCTACCCTTGTTGCGGCGTGGATTCGCAGTCGCACTCGCGAAGCCTACGATCCAGCGTTAACACCACCCACACTCCAGGACCGTCTGCACCAGCGTGCTCCTATGGTTGCTGCCGGTCTGGGATTCACTGGTCTAAGTACTACTGTGGCAGGATATTTTGATATCGCTGAGCTCTCTCTACTGGGCGATGCAGAAAACGCAGCAGATATCCACCGACAGATGGGGAACCATCATGAACTCCACTCGCTGCCCTATCTGGGTTCAGCACTAAGTGCTTCCCATCTGATCCGTCACAGTTCTAGCCGATTTGGAGAGTGGCTGGCTGAGAAATTGGATTTATCTGAGAATATCACCGCTATTATCGACGCAGCTGATTCACTGGCTAATTGGGTTATAAATGCAGTCGGCTCTGGTGTATTCGGGCACCTACTAGGCGACCTCCCAACCAGTGGGCATGGCGGATCTGCACTTCAGCTGTTTAAACCAATAACTGACCGAAACTTCTGCTTGCACTGGGTGAGTTCAGCATCGCGCACAGTAAACCGGTATCTCACAATCGCTGGAACGGTGTTGGCCGGGGCGGCCTGGTCTTTTAGTGGTCTCCATCTGCTGAGTTGGGAGCCTCCTGAAAGCTCTCTCCAACGGTTTGTCGACCGCATCGGTGAATGTGATAGTATGGGGGAAGCTGTAGATGTCATCTTTGGCGATCTCCAAAGTCTACTTAACCAGGTTTTCGAGCGGTCGCAG of Natranaeroarchaeum aerophilus contains these proteins:
- a CDS encoding pyridoxal-dependent decarboxylase; this translates as MPICVVATGNGSIEQFLAAHEVANDHNLWFHVDAAYGGTLVFSDTE